The genomic stretch TGGTTCTTGCTTAATTTCAGATAATTCctttttcatttgttttCTCTTTCTCAGAGTAGCATTGGCCATAATTGTCTTTTTTCTAGCTAATGTACCTAAGCGCTTATTTAAACTAGAGACTCTATTCTTGTTAATTTCACTAGGTGTGTCCTCATTAGTGCTAACTCCGTTGATAATTTGCATATATTTTGTGTATTCTGGAACCATTCTCTGCGCATCTTCTTTCAATGATATGATATCTTTATCGTAGAATATAGGTACTAGTAACAAACCTTGGTAAATTtcattcttcaatttctcaAGTGGTGGACCTTCTCCTgcattataaaaaaaatcgaCACATAATGCTCGAAGCCAAATAAAAATCGATTCTAATTCAAGAGTAGTTAAAGCTCTACCATAACCGGGAATAATTGTACCATAATTGAATGATGATGCCACAACCTCTGTCCAACTTGTGTTCTTACGAGAATTAAGAACACTTTCACTTTTTCCTATCGATAGTGGAGGTAAAATAAGATTATCAACGGCTCTTAAGATTAAGTTCCACGCGTTAAGCAtaactttaaataataactcttcatttaattcagTACCAAGGATATTTAAATTGGAATTTAAGTAATCGAATAATGGAACAATCGCATCATAAATAGCGTTTTTAGGAGATTGCTGTTTACCGTTGTTACCACATATGGTTTTCAGAGTATCCCTTGAAAATgcaaattgaataaatgtAAAACATTTGGAAACAAAAAGATCAATAGCTCTATTTCTAGCTCTTATCAAAGatctatatattttaccCATCGAAAACATGGCATCCAATTTCTCTCTTTCTAATGATACTTCGAAGACTAGATATCCTTGGGTATCAAATGGTAAAAGGAAACTATTTGGATAgccattttctttaatctttcttttatctaatacaaatgaaattttaccACATATCTGCATTTTGTTGAGTTTTTCGATTTTCCTATTTGTGTGATGCCAAAGAATGAGAGAAAGAGGAACTGAATCACTCTGAGATGAAGTAAACTCAAATTCCTCATCCCAAATCGGATTTATAGATTTCTTGACAGTTTTAGTTTTAcctatatatttttcagatTTCTGATTTAAAATACTCAGACTTAAATTAGACAAACCATCATGAGACAATCCTTTTACATCATCCGCACTAATGATTCTAATAGTATACAAATTATCAAGTGAGGCTATATTTTTACTGCCAATATTATCCTTGACAGACTtcccttttttttcattttcggCTATTATCTGTGATATATGTTCTGCTTGGATATAATCATCCATggcatttaatttttcaatcatTGCTTCCAGATTGCATAAGAGAGTACAAGTTCTCTTTCTATATTCATAAGGCTGTGGGATCTCAACTACGTTTTCTGAAAGTAAGACATTCTTAATGTCATGGAAGTTCCAAGAATTAGGAATCTTTGAcgaatatttaatatttttttctttgatacCCTCTGAACCTAgttcttcattttcatcttcattctGCAAATCAGattctattatttctaaaacTTGAACGATATAAGCATTTAAGCCATCTGAAAAAGTCTTCAAGATGAACGTAATTATCTTTGAGATTTGATACTCATTTTCCCATTCTAATTTCCTAAAGACTGATATAGATTCATTgaacattttaaaaatatctaataCCGATTGACTATAGGTTACAGTATCATTAATTGGTTCCCAATTTTCACTTTTTATCGAATTAGTTATTACCTTAACTATCTTGGAACTAACATCATCACATAGTTGAAGTAAATATTCGAAGAAAACATTTTCAAGTTTACAtggaaattttttgtttggcTGTACTTGTAGGTAAATATAACGGATTTCTCTGAATACTTTATAAGCATCTAACGCTGTTGCAGAATCTGGtttgttatattttgttaCTCGTTTGATCATTGTAGAAAAATCGGTACCAAAAgcttcaattaaaaatgatgcACATTCTGGAGCGATAAGTATAGTATCTAGTAATGGTTTTGTAAATCTTTTCTGTAACCGTTCAATACGTTCGATAATTAATTGTGCCACATCTTGTATGTGAATAATGTCAATTGTTTTATCTTTTGGAATCGAATCTAAGAGAGAAACGTAATACTCTATGCTACTATcaaatagtgtttttcttaattgtttcaaccatttttttctttcagaCTCATATTGCTCTTCAAATGACATAAATGCTGTGTCTTCTAACACATAGCtgtaataaaataacaGAACTGGGTTTAATTTTGGCATAgtatttccaaaaattcCTGATAGTAGATTATCTAGATGAACCATGCATTGATTTGAAGTTTGAGACATGTTTAAGGCCCAACGAGCTCTATCTTGATCATTCCAATATTGTGTATCTAAATAATCATTTGATCCAGGAACAACAGTAAacataaaattgaaaaaactCTCTGCAGTTGTAAtgtttaattctttatctgACAGGATAGTTAGGTTTGCAGAagtatataataatgacaGTAGAGTTGttggaaaatttaaacgccaatattttgaaaactTTGAGATGAAAAAAACGAGCCTTTGAGAGTAACTAGTGATATTCGAGTTTTCTGCAGCTTCTAATTGCAGTAAGAGGGATATCAATTTCACAAAAATGCTCATTGAATTCTCAGGAATccaaatattcatttttgaaAGTTCAGTATGCCTCTTATCTCCATaaatagataataattcatctacttcttttaattcGAATTTTTTCCAAACATTATAGTCCAGAACATTATCAAAatcttctttaattaatgtCGAAGAGTCACTTGTATCTACAGAATCTCTATAAGCTCGTAATTCTTTACaatattcttcatttgaaatatgTATAGATGATGCGATCACGTCTGCTTGTAATTTAGATTCGGTAACATTGAATATATCTTTCAGAACAAATATATGAGGAATTTCCTTTAATACAAAAGAAGGCTTCTTAGACACCATTGCTTGATTAGTAGTATGgtttgatatatttttatatataggCAAATGAGATTCTTCTTTAGATACACCCGGATCCATACTCTTCTGATATTGGGTTAGTTTTAATTTGATATCATCGGTGATATTCCCCTTCCCTAGAGATAAAATCATACGAATAAAATACGATAATTGTTCATATAATTCTGCTTGCCTATCACCTATTGTAGCTTTGGTTAGCTCCATATTTGAAGCTTTAGTGAAATTAATTAGCAAAACCTCAAATCtatttaactttttcaattcaagGTACATTTCTTTATCCATAATATTATCGttgtaaaattttaataaagatcTTCTCAGAAGAGGGTTGGAAATCTTTACTTCTCCTATTGTTATTGCTCTTAACCTCTTAGCTAATTTGggtaaaatatatatgatcATAGCATGCTCATCTAACGGATTTGTGGAGACAGTAGTAGCACTGGAATTAGATGATACTCTTACATTAGTTCCAGATACGGGTCTAGAATTGATTTTGTTATCCGGAGAAACATATCTAGTTTTAAATCTGGGGCCATTTATATAATCCAATAACAGGATTCTTAGGGAACTCCAGTATGCTTCTTCTAAGCTGGcaccattatttttatcataaaTATCAGCAACAGTAGGTAAAGATTGTGTCATTGAGCCAGTGGAAATTATTCTTGACATATCTTAATCAACCGTGTCGGGCCTGTTTAAAACCCTTTGGacgtatatatatatatatatatatatatataaatcaCTTGTCTCTACTTAATTTTGCTTGGcgattaaatattttcatttttttttctcgaAACTATAAGTTTTAAGTATTGTTTTTGTTTACGTTTTCGTCTTTAAGAATTTGTAGGATAAACGCGAAAGATGAGATTTGAACAAAAATAGAAAAGGCACGATTCCAAGGAAAAGTGGTAACTAAGTTAGATACGACCTTGACTATCAGAAAATTTAAGGACATGAATAtgtgtatgtatatattacGAACTTTTCCTGCTGGAAAACTGGAATAAACAAAAGACTATTTGTGTAGATCGTACCATTTTTTGTATAATTGgataattaaattagaattggTAAAATAAGGACACTAAAATGCGAGTTGCAGCTATGAATTATCTGCATATTGATGGCTAATAGTGAGGAAGATATGCTCTAAATTTgtgtaaataaaatgaCTCCTATCGTAGACGTAGTTTACAAGGTTAACTGGTCTCCTCTGCTGAAATATCAGTCGAAGCTTCAGAATCTATATCAGAAGTTAAATTAGATTCTGAATCTAAGCTAGATGCAATATCTGCATAAGATACAATATCTGAACtagatgaaatatttgaattaggtTCGATATCCGTACGAGTTGCTAAATCGACAGAATTATTAGAGAGAGTGCCGCTCTTTGCATCACTACCAGTATCTTTCTCAGTATGAGATATACTATTGttcaaatgattattattagtatctGATATTATATGATTGTTCAATACTTTACCGATATCTAGCATATGAAAATTATCACCAAATATTGGCTTCAACATTTTGTCTGATATTATTCTTTGCTTATTAGCTGGATCTTGcagattattatttttaatatatttccaTAATTCCTTTGTAATTTCGAGACGAGGTAGTTCATTTTCCCCTAACAAATGAGATAATTCTTTGCTTAGTACAACATACTTagttgataaattatttgcaaCTTTTGCTTTAGGGGTTTCCTTAGATACTTTTTTGGATGGATTTTTAGCTTTCGCCTGCTTTTTAACTTTCTTTAGTAATTTTTCTATCAGAAGTCGATTCTTTTGCTCTAACTCTTCTAATGATACTGTTTTTATTGTAGTTTTAGTTATTTCTCCAATTCGTTTCACGATATGTTTTTCTATATTATCATCTATTGTTGCCAAATCTGCTGCAAATACTTCATGTACTTGATCTATTACATGCTGAATAGTTAGTTTATCTCGAGGAGTTTgcttgataataatatctatCATATGTTTTGAATTTGCATCAAGTATCATGGCTACGGAATTCTAATCTAAAATTTATGCAgaagataattttaattcgAATAATATTAGAGAATAATCTTCGATATGTCTTCCAATTAGACTGTATCTATCTTTAGATACTTGgaatgaaaattatatttagtCTGTTCCGACCATCTCATTTTCTcgttctatttttttttattttggaaagaagataaatttgtaaatttttatttacttaAATACCagatttataatttacGCGATAGtgtttaattaatatacaaaaatatatagcTATTTATACGGAGAATAAGTTTAAACTACCAAGCTtgacagaaaaaaaatatctagtataatatattaactAATATATGCAATGACtagattttattaaatctcgttttttgtttttaaagaaattgaatatgtgtattttttttttttgattatgaagaatttctcaaattcttcttttgctgtctttcatttttcttaattaaTTGCTTTCTAGCCTGTCTATTTAAAGTTCTTGGGTCAATCAATTCTTTATCAGTACCTTTAACGTCATCATCAACTTCAACTAACCATTGGTCAtctaatttcttattaGCACCTTTATAACCCCATTTTGGAACCCATTCACCACTGGCTTCATCGTAAATCATTTTACCAGTCTTAGCCTTAGGTTGAATACCCTTCTTAGCAGCAAACTGTTCCCATTTAGTTGGTGCCTTAGCCTTTGGTAATGGCTTCTCTCTTGGTAATTCTGTTAAAGGTTCTggtaattgaattaatgtCATTGTAGAACTTTGTCCGCTAGAGCCACCAGTTGCTTCTGTAGTGGTTTTCATTGGTAAAGATAATATCTGattgattaataattgtacATTATCACGGGTGTGATCTTTGATATGCTTTTCACGTTCACCATTAGaagaatcaaaatcatttttGTCAAGTACGTTGGAATCGAAAACAGCCAAGTTACCTAAATCATAAGTAACGGGGATTGGTTTTTCAACAGTTACAGGTCTATCTTTGTAATCAACTGTAGACATATTATTGGATATAGAGGATTTTGATATACTAGGTTGAAGGATAAGTTGTTAATTTTCTGtattttgttaaatatttctttttaattttcttgttCTATCATTGCTACATGTCATTCCATCTCATCACTTTTacgattttgaaaaaaatttactttGATTTCACGTGaacaaattttatttaa from Henningerozyma blattae CBS 6284 chromosome 4, complete genome encodes the following:
- the TBLA0D00890 gene encoding uncharacterized protein (similar to Saccharomyces cerevisiae YOR296W; ancestral locus Anc_8.765), giving the protein MSRIISTGSMTQSLPTVADIYDKNNGASLEEAYWSSLRILLLDYINGPRFKTRYVSPDNKINSRPVSGTNVRVSSNSSATTVSTNPLDEHAMIIYILPKLAKRLRAITIGEVKISNPLLRRSLLKFYNDNIMDKEMYLELKKLNRFEVLLINFTKASNMELTKATIGDRQAELYEQLSYFIRMILSLGKGNITDDIKLKLTQYQKSMDPGVSKEESHLPIYKNISNHTTNQAMVSKKPSFVLKEIPHIFVLKDIFNVTESKLQADVIASSIHISNEEYCKELRAYRDSVDTSDSSTLIKEDFDNVLDYNVWKKFELKEVDELLSIYGDKRHTELSKMNIWIPENSMSIFVKLISLLLQLEAAENSNITSYSQRLVFFISKFSKYWRLNFPTTLLSLLYTSANLTILSDKELNITTAESFFNFMFTVVPGSNDYLDTQYWNDQDRARWALNMSQTSNQCMVHLDNLLSGIFGNTMPKLNPVLLFYYSYVLEDTAFMSFEEQYESERKKWLKQLRKTLFDSSIEYYVSLLDSIPKDKTIDIIHIQDVAQLIIERIERLQKRFTKPLLDTILIAPECASFLIEAFGTDFSTMIKRVTKYNKPDSATALDAYKVFREIRYIYLQVQPNKKFPCKLENVFFEYLLQLCDDVSSKIVKVITNSIKSENWEPINDTVTYSQSVLDIFKMFNESISVFRKLEWENEYQISKIITFILKTFSDGLNAYIVQVLEIIESDLQNEDENEELGSEGIKEKNIKYSSKIPNSWNFHDIKNVLLSENVVEIPQPYEYRKRTCTLLCNLEAMIEKLNAMDDYIQAEHISQIIAENEKKGKSVKDNIGSKNIASLDNLYTIRIISADDVKGLSHDGLSNLSLSILNQKSEKYIGKTKTVKKSINPIWDEEFEFTSSQSDSVPLSLILWHHTNRKIEKLNKMQICGKISFVLDKRKIKENGYPNSFLLPFDTQGYLVFEVSLEREKLDAMFSMGKIYRSLIRARNRAIDLFVSKCFTFIQFAFSRDTLKTICGNNGKQQSPKNAIYDAIVPLFDYLNSNLNILGTELNEELLFKVMLNAWNLILRAVDNLILPPLSIGKSESVLNSRKNTSWTEVVASSFNYGTIIPGYGRALTTLELESIFIWLRALCVDFFYNAGEGPPLEKLKNEIYQGLLLVPIFYDKDIISLKEDAQRMVPEYTKYMQIINGVSTNEDTPSEINKNRVSSLNKRLGTLARKKTIMANATLRKRKQMKKELSEIKQEPIKNVEQTLIIVLRILISKGELEYVHEILMEQEKAKKRIEASRLIHQAIEG
- the UAF30 gene encoding Uaf30p (similar to Saccharomyces cerevisiae TRI1 (YMR233W) and UAF30 (YOR295W); ancestral locus Anc_8.764), which codes for MILDANSKHMIDIIIKQTPRDKLTIQHVIDQVHEVFAADLATIDDNIEKHIVKRIGEITKTTIKTVSLEELEQKNRLLIEKLLKKVKKQAKAKNPSKKVSKETPKAKVANNLSTKYVVLSKELSHLLGENELPRLEITKELWKYIKNNNLQDPANKQRIISDKMLKPIFGDNFHMLDIGKVLNNHIISDTNNNHLNNSISHTEKDTGSDAKSGTLSNNSVDLATRTDIEPNSNISSSSDIVSYADIASSLDSESNLTSDIDSEASTDISAEETS
- the RRS1 gene encoding ribosome biogenesis protein RRS1 (similar to Saccharomyces cerevisiae RRS1 (YOR294W); ancestral locus Anc_8.763) → MSTVDYKDRPVTVEKPIPVTYDLGNLAVFDSNVLDKNDFDSSNGEREKHIKDHTRDNVQLLINQILSLPMKTTTEATGGSSGQSSTMTLIQLPEPLTELPREKPLPKAKAPTKWEQFAAKKGIQPKAKTGKMIYDEASGEWVPKWGYKGANKKLDDQWLVEVDDDVKGTDKELIDPRTLNRQARKQLIKKNERQQKKNLRNSS